The Juglans microcarpa x Juglans regia isolate MS1-56 chromosome 8D, Jm3101_v1.0, whole genome shotgun sequence genomic sequence GAAGATTGATAGCGAAAATTTCTCTTATACATGCAGTCCTATCTATCATGGGTCTGACAACTCTCGTCTCTAATTGGTTGAGGGAAAATCATGAATCTTGATCGTCCATACGTACGGTGGAGAAGGATGGCAAAGGTTGAGTTGATTGATGGAACGAGTCTTGCACATCCCTAAAGCTTGCCTTGGAAATAGAAGATCAGCCTGCTGCCTATGAAATTCATCCACATGGCGTTAAGCTCAATTGTGTGGTAAGACGTAGTCTTCGAAtctatatttctctttttccatgtGTGCTCTAGTTAAGACAGCATTGATGGAGTACAGGCCTTGATAAGTCACCTGTTACCATCTGAGCATTCATGTGCTATCTTTGGGTATTCCAGTTCCCATATTGTGTTTTAGGATATTTGTCCTGAAAATACTTTCGTGTTCACATGTTGATCACCTAGTGTCTTTGTTTCCTCCTGGATTTGCTCGCCTTACATATTGTCAACACGCCCTTTCCTGGCCCGATGTAGAACGCGTATCTCTTTGGTCCTCTTATTCATTACTCGCCCAAAGTGACACTTGACTTGCTCACTTGTGTTCCTCACCCTTGGCCTTTGCTCGCCCTATGTTTTGGTTTGCATATCTCGTTCGCTCACCTAGCACCCCACATGCTTCTTGCTTAGGCATCACTTTTTGTCTTCTTCCCAGTTGCATTTGCCTGCTTGTGGGGAGTTCCTTCCTTTGAATATGTGAGGTCTTCACGTAAGGTACTTAGTCCTTATAAAAACACTCACGGGTATGTATTGTAAACACCATTTCACTTGATTAAGAGAACATAACTTTTCTTTGACTTAACTATTGGAAGTATCACCACTGGGTTTCTTGAGGCTATATATTTGATTGCAAGTTGATTGGAAAGCAACATTGTAGGCACCACTGTAAATTATATTAACATGCAAGTTTTTCAAGCGATTTTACTCAATTCCTTCTATTTGCAACCTAATGTAATGGATAAAGGATCCGCATTAATAATGTCtcctaatttaatttataagatttaaatttatgaatttttcttataattaaataatattatatcaacaatataaaataaatgtccTCCACgtgaacttgaaaataattttttttatcagggTGCATTTGAGAATACAAGTATTCTCAATTATTTCATtgccaaacatcattcaaatacaaaatatttttcaattttaaatattcaaccTAATCAGTACCTAatgtttacaattttttcaaacttctaaataaaacatacaaaataatataacatttttaaattttaatactattaaaaatttatattaaaataattttttaattttataatatttttatttaattttttgtctctcattttttaaaatttaataaaatacgttaacctaaattattttattattattattattcatattttaaatattcattttctacTCTACGTTTCGCCGTTTCGGTCGAGGGATtgcgattttttatttttatatttttaacacgAAACAGAAACCGTGTGTTTCCCCTGTAACCGACCCCCAATTCTGTCTCACCCCCAACCCTTACTCAAATCTTTGGCTTTTCAGTGTCCAGCTAAGGTCCATCTCCCCCAACTCGTCTCCCTCAAGTCGTCGACACGAACACAACTCAGGAGCTCTCTCGTTCTACCCCTCAAATCTATCGGGTATTCAACTCTCCCCAACACAGCTCCAAGGTTCGAAATCACTGCCTTGGGTTATTGGCTGTAGTGATTTCGATGTCAATAAGAAACAAATGAATATGTTATTGCGGTGAACTCAATTCTCGGTTTATATGTGTAGTAGAATTTCAATCTACTGTTCTTCGTTATCGTGGTGTGTTCGCTCAGTCAATGTCACAAACAGCTTGTATTCTAATTTTGTAACTTAATGGATATCTTCCAATCCACTTACATCTATCTTTCCTCCATTAGAAGTTCAAAATAATCTGCCCACGGAGGGAGAAGTCCGTTCGATATAGTCTGTCATTCACTTTCCCTTGTTTATAGGATCTGGTCGATTTTTCCTCTTTCGAGTTTCGTTCTGTTTTCTACAATCAATAACAACTTCACTTGGTAGTAATGCGGCACATGATCAGGTTAAGATCTTCTAACCTCTCCGTATTCTCAATTCTTCGTCGAACCCATGTCAATTCTACTTGTTCTGATATTCTTGCTAAACCTATCACTGCTGCCCTTCTTAAGTTCAGCCCATCTACCCGTTACAGTTTTTCAGCTATGGAGCCTCGGTTACAATTTTTCTCGTCTTCTTCTATTTGTCCAAGTTCGAACCATTCGACCTCCATAGAAACACAAGAAGATGCTAATAGTGACGATGATGATGGTGACTGCAGTGGTGAAGAATATGAAGAGGATGAAACAGAATTCAAACCATTGCCTCTGGGAGACGAGGGTCTTGTCCGAGACACAATGACTATTGTGGATATATTGCGTGAACTTGGTAGCAGTCCGTCTGAATCAAAAAACAAACTTGAGCATTGCGGGATTACAGCCTCATCAGAATTGGTGGTGGCAGTGCTCTCACAAGTCCGCAATGATTGGGAAGCAGCATTCACGTTCTTTCTGTGGGCTGGAAAGCAGCCTGGTTATGCTCATTCTGTGCGTGAATACCATTCCATGATCTCTATTCTTGGGAAAATGAGAAAGTTTGGTACTGCATGGGCCTTGATTGATGAAATGAGAGGCGGTACCAATGGTCCATCTCTTGTCACACCTCAGACTCTCTTGATCATGATTAGGAGATATTGTGCTGTTCATGATGTGGGGAGAGCTATAAATACTTTCTATGCCTACAAACGGTTTAAGTTTGAAGTTAGGATTGACGAATTCCAAGGCTTTCTCTCTGCCCTTTGCCGGTACAAGAATGTGCAAGAGGCTGAGCACTTGCTCTTCACGAATAAGAATATGTTCCCGTTTGATACCAAGAGCTTTAACATCATCCTCAACGGGTGGTGTAATGTGATTGTTAGTCCccgggagggagagagaatttGGAGGGAGATGAGCAAGAGAGGTATCCAACATGATGTTATCTCATATGGATGTCTCATATCATGCTATTCAAAAGCATGTAATCTGAAGAAGGTGCTCCAGCTCTTCAACCAgatgaaggaaatgaaaattgTAATGGATAGGAAAGTCTACAACGCTGTCATTCATGCTCTTGCAAAAGGTAGGCTTGTGAAAGAAGCTATCAATCTCCTGAAAACAATGGAAGAGAAGGGCGTTGCTCCAAATGTTGTCACTTATAACTCACTGATCAAGCCTCTCTGTCGGGCCCAGAAAATAGAAGAAGCTAAAGAATTCTTTGATGAGATGTTGCAGCGGGGTTTCTCCCCTACAATACGGACTTACCATGCCTTCTTCCGTTGTTTAAGGACAGGAGAAGAAGTGTTTGTGCTcttggaaaaaatgaaaaacatgggCTGCCAGCCAAATTCAGATACCTACATGATGTTGATTAGGAAATTTTGTCGATGGCGCCAGGTTGATAATGCCTTCAAGTTGTGGAACACaatgagtaaaaatggagtccACCCTGATCGGAGCTCATATATTGTGCTGGTACATGGACTATTTTTGAACGGAAAGCTGGAGGAGGCACACAAATATTATATAGAGATGAAGGAGAAACAGTTTGAGCCAGAACCAAAGACAGATGAGATGATTCGGGCTTGGATGTCTGGTAAACATGTACCTGAGTGTCAGAAGAATGATTTAGAAGGCAATCAATTAAATTGTAGGGAGTCTGTCAAGAACACCGGATTTATATCAAAGAGATTTGATCAAGCAAGAAATTTTTGCCGCCAACCGGAAACTAGAAGAGTTGCGAGAGAGCGCGGCTTTTCTTTTTGGGAGCAATAGGCTCTCATGTAAGAGAAGTCTCAACAGTTTGAGGTTTTACTGTAAACATGACTGGGTGGTTAGCAACCTCCAATGTCACGTTTCCCATTGACCTCATTCAGGTGCGGAGAATCTTctatcatcatcattataaGATGCATTCTAACTATTTCCTTTTGTTACTACGACTTATAGCCATGAActgttttttttaagatgatgaTATCccgtaaatttttattaatgagcCCTTGTTccagaggaataccgtggtaactTACTGAGGCATCTTGAAGTTTACAAAAAGCACCAAAATGCTTGAAAGAAAAACCTATATTAGCTTGTGAAAGAAGACT encodes the following:
- the LOC121242909 gene encoding pentatricopeptide repeat-containing protein At5g15010, mitochondrial isoform X2; this translates as MRHMISFSAMEPRLQFFSSSSICPSSNHSTSIETQEDANSDDDDGDCSGEEYEEDETEFKPLPLGDEGLVRDTMTIVDILRELGSSPSESKNKLEHCGITASSELVVAVLSQVRNDWEAAFTFFLWAGKQPGYAHSVREYHSMISILGKMRKFGTAWALIDEMRGGTNGPSLVTPQTLLIMIRRYCAVHDVGRAINTFYAYKRFKFEVRIDEFQGFLSALCRYKNVQEAEHLLFTNKNMFPFDTKSFNIILNGWCNVIVSPREGERIWREMSKRGIQHDVISYGCLISCYSKACNLKKVLQLFNQMKEMKIVMDRKVYNAVIHALAKGRLVKEAINLLKTMEEKGVAPNVVTYNSLIKPLCRAQKIEEAKEFFDEMLQRGFSPTIRTYHAFFRCLRTGEEVFVLLEKMKNMGCQPNSDTYMMLIRKFCRWRQVDNAFKLWNTMSKNGVHPDRSSYIVLVHGLFLNGKLEEAHKYYIEMKEKQFEPEPKTDEMIRAWMSGKHVPECQKNDLEGNQLNCRESVKNTGFISKRFDQARNFCRQPETRRVARERGFSFWEQ
- the LOC121242909 gene encoding pentatricopeptide repeat-containing protein At5g15010, mitochondrial isoform X1, which encodes MRHMIRLRSSNLSVFSILRRTHVNSTCSDILAKPITAALLKFSPSTRYSFSAMEPRLQFFSSSSICPSSNHSTSIETQEDANSDDDDGDCSGEEYEEDETEFKPLPLGDEGLVRDTMTIVDILRELGSSPSESKNKLEHCGITASSELVVAVLSQVRNDWEAAFTFFLWAGKQPGYAHSVREYHSMISILGKMRKFGTAWALIDEMRGGTNGPSLVTPQTLLIMIRRYCAVHDVGRAINTFYAYKRFKFEVRIDEFQGFLSALCRYKNVQEAEHLLFTNKNMFPFDTKSFNIILNGWCNVIVSPREGERIWREMSKRGIQHDVISYGCLISCYSKACNLKKVLQLFNQMKEMKIVMDRKVYNAVIHALAKGRLVKEAINLLKTMEEKGVAPNVVTYNSLIKPLCRAQKIEEAKEFFDEMLQRGFSPTIRTYHAFFRCLRTGEEVFVLLEKMKNMGCQPNSDTYMMLIRKFCRWRQVDNAFKLWNTMSKNGVHPDRSSYIVLVHGLFLNGKLEEAHKYYIEMKEKQFEPEPKTDEMIRAWMSGKHVPECQKNDLEGNQLNCRESVKNTGFISKRFDQARNFCRQPETRRVARERGFSFWEQ